The following proteins are co-located in the Capsicum annuum cultivar UCD-10X-F1 unplaced genomic scaffold, UCD10Xv1.1 ctg48467, whole genome shotgun sequence genome:
- the LOC124892551 gene encoding CLAVATA3/ESR (CLE)-related protein 5-like, with translation MANSISTLSLIFLLLLLFAKVNNSIATSYHGVETIGRKTDSQQFLHEIIFDLGRKMKNMQNSNRRALVDADRVAPGGPDPQHH, from the coding sequence ATGGCCAACTCAATTTCCACATTGAGCTTAATATtccttctattgttattatttgcAAAGGTAAATAATTCAATAGCAACTAGCTATCATGGGGTTGAAACCATAGGGAGAAAGACAGATAGCCAACAATTTTTACACGAAATAATTTTTGATTTGGGAAGGAAGATGAAGAATATGCAAAATAGTAATAGGAGGGCATTGGTGGATGCAGATAGAGTGGCTCCCGGAGGACCTGATCCTCAACATCATTAG